aggttggggggggggggctcaagtGTACCACATATCAGAGTGTGCTGTCCTCGAGATGAGGACGCTCCCTCCCTGTTGGAGGTTTTGTATGTCACCCTGTGGACAATGATGATAACCAGAGGGCCAAATCTGAAACCTTTACAAACCTacatcacacccacacactctaGTATATCATGTTTCCAGCTGTCAGAGTATATTACAAACtaagagtatttttttttttaatctgaaaaacgTCCCTTTagatttcaaatttaaaaaaacagaagaagtgtCAGGAAACCAATAGATGTACAACTGGTTGCTGTTGAGTGGTTataacatccttttttttttttttctcctttctaaAGAagtctcattcattttttattgcaCGCATTCCTGCTTTGTCATTTTCTAATTATTCCAGACATGGCCGTCTATCTGCAGCACACAAACCCCCCCGGTCAGGCTGAAACGTGAaaccctgtctgtctcttttatAGTACGGCCACCGACTGTGCAATATCTTCTCTCAAACTGGTCGGACTCGCTGGTGCAGTTCCTCGGCAACAAACAGCTACTGGTTGTGCGTTGCTGTGTGTGGAGAAGAAGACGCGTTGAGTTAGATCACGAACTGTGACACTGTTGTTTGCCTGCAGTGCCGTTGATTCGTTTCCCCGACTTTAATCTGTGGTGCGACTGAGTCAATCTCCAAGTCAAACGCTGGAttctacatttcccacaatgcattttcaatagcaTCTTTGGGAAATGCCCACATCCTTTAAACTCCGTCCATCCTCTCTCAAACTCCACAATCAAACTAAACTTGAAGCACTGATTTCTCAGAGATAACAATGAAACCAGTGCAGTAACAAATttctgccccctctctctctctctctctctctcatatctgCATGAGTCAGACCATGAGTAACCCTCGTTTGGTTTGATATTGCATCAGCTGTTGCACACgcatgaaaaaagggaaaaagaaaaacatatggTGGGAGGAATCTGCAGCGTGGCCATTTGGTCGCCCCGGAATGGAAACTGAATTTCAAATTGGGGTCGtcatcatgtttctttttttctttttttatagacaGTGACTGGCTGAATAAGACGACCGGCGCTTTGAGTACGGAAATTTGTCAAGGTTTGAATTACGAAGGATTGAATCAATTCAGTGTCAAAAGGCACCTGCAGAACAGTGATCTGTGTAAACAGCACTAGGGGTGTGAAAActtgtgtgagcatgtgttcaCCGGCTGAGAGGAGAAACGGCCACAGAGCGCCCGAGACTCTTCAACATGTCAAGGAAATAGTGGACAGGTTGGAGTGGTTAGTAATGTAAAGTTTGAACTATTAACTGGATTGAACAAGTGCATCGAGAATAGAGCCCGAGCGATGTGGATATTTGGGGAACGATACCGATGCCGATTGGAGAGTGAGACATTTCTGATAtcgatatatcggccgatacatgtattttttcttcaatgttGGCAATGATTCCTTGGCTGAcgttatcaaacccttgtgATAAAGAAATGTTACTGAGGcttcatattttagtttaaccataaactttactataaataacaacaactatATAGAACATGAAATAAgagaataaactttttttttttaaagtaaaaataaatgcacatcGTTTCTGCATTCttcattatgaaaaataaaagttttgatatcagcaaacataaaagcAGATACCAATATGTCCGTGAAAGGTTCATACCGGCGGATATTGCACCGATATATATCAGTCGGGTTCTAATGATGAATCACACAACACTATTATTTAAGTGTCAGTCGGTGCACTGGTATTACACATGAATGAACCGCACACAAAAGATCGGACATCTGTATTTCCCACTTCACTGCGCCTTTGTCCACAGAGgataaagatgaaataatatcatatcatatttttttgcagactTTCCACATGTAATCAGTTGTTACTGACAGAACTTACTGGCCTCCCAGTTCTGATACCGCTGACACATCCCAGCCTTTCAGGCGATAAATGAATTAACTAATTTGTGGGGGGTTTTGAGCTCCGAGTCTTAAAATAACAGTTCAAGAAATTGTCAGGGATTATCAGAGTGGGAAATTATCAGGATTCATCCAGCCAACAGACACAGTTCAGCCACTCGTCCGGTTTTACATTACCTCCCGTTGTACTCGTGGGATTGTAATCTCACAAGGAAGGAGTGGGCTATTTAATGTGCAAAGTTCAGTTCATTCAGAGGCCTTACGGTCACAGGGATTTCCTCACACTGAGCTCTGAAAATACTCAATTGTGTAATGGTGTTTATTGCCTCGttgcaaatgtttgtgtcaGCCACTGagatttattataattaaagtgttccgtgttttgtttttttaggggACCACAAGCCAAAAAGGTTGAGAAACAATAACCTAAAGTTTAACACGTTCACCATGTAAGTCAGCTGCCAGCTCATTATGACCAATATCTGATGAAGACATAAAATCCCCAGAAACTTGAAATGTCGCCTTGAGTCACATGACAGTTGATGGCATTATTTATGTGGCTTGGGACAATAGAgtatacaaaacagaaaaagcacatCAAACTGATTCTCAACTTCCTTATCTTTTCTCATCAGGTGACGATGACATGTTAACACTGACCTCTGCCCTCAAAGCCTGACCTGTGATCGGTCAGGGCTTAGAGAGAAAGCACTCGGCGAGAGAAGACCCCCTCCAGCTACGATGTCTGTCCAGGAGGCGTCCGAAAGGCAGACGTCGCCGTTGGCCGTCAAGCCAGAGGCCAAGCAAAGACCCGAGATCCCCCCGAAACCGTCGGCTCCGCccggctctcctcctctgggagACGGAGGCAGCGCCGCGAGCCTCCCCTGTGGGAAAGTCAAAAGGATTGTGAGCAAGTTTAGCAAGCAGGAGTCCGTGTCGAGCGAACCCGAGGAGCGGCCCAGCAACGGTACCTCAGAACTCAAGCGGCTCAGAAGGCCTCCGACGGTAAAGCCCAAACCGTGCCGCACCGGGCTGCGGCTTCAGGCGACGGCAGAGCAGGCTCCTCCGCTGCCTCTGAAGAGGAGCCGCatcctgcagagacagagggagagcgaggggggagACGAGGGCGACGGCAGCGGCGTGGAAGGAGGCCGATCAGGTACAGTGGATTCTAACCTGTTTCTATCTTGGCAAAAAGTTCTGAGCCAATTTGTGCTAAACTTGGTTGAGGGATGGATCAGGGAAGGACACATTCCACTCCAGTATTTAACTTTTGATTCTAAATATGTTTCCACATATTCTATATCTGTTTATGTTCAATGTTTTTGACATGAGATTTTTTTGTCGTCATGTGTGAGAGCGCCTGCCCGCCGACTCGATTTCCTTTGGAATAAggaaaaagtcaaatcaaacaggaagtttATTTATCCATTACAAGATCACTGAACATCTTTAAAATATGCTCAGATCGAGACTAGGGGAGTAGTGCAAGAACAAAACGTGTCCCTGTATTCGTCAAGAAATTTAAGACTCACAGACACCAGGCTGAAGGTAGTTCTCGATCAAGATCAGTCCAATTGAtgaaactgacagaaaaattGAATTTTACAGTATTGGGAAATTGTTATTTgacgcacacacataaaagagGGGTGTGTAAGCATGACAACacctttgcatgtgtgtgtgtgtgtgcatacactgGTTGGTCATAAAAGTAACACTCACAGCGTCGTCTGGGTGTTTTCAGCAGGCAGGTGTGGTGCCGCGGGGCGGACCTGTCTCCAACAGTCTTTAACTGGTTCTGTCAGTCAGCTGATTACCTGTGCAAACAcacgattgtgtgtgtgtgtgtgtgtgtgtgtgtgtgtgtgtgtgtgtgtgtgtgtgtgtgtgtgtcggtgttgTGTATTTCCATCTTTGTGAGGGCCACTTTGACTGTTAGACCTGACGGAGTGAGGGCATGTTGGCCGGTCCTCACTTTGGGACACACCCTCAAAGGGCTGTTTTATACTTAAGGCTTTGTTTTAGGATTACGAGTAGACGACGTGTCTGTTGCCTGGTGATTATACAGCACATGCATAAATCAATATGAATCACTCGGGAGAGTGTTTCGGTTTCAGTCTGTCGAAGAGGGTGAGAAAGTGACATTATATTGGTCGAGTGGGTAAATAGTTCCATCCTCAGTTACACATGCCATCacacttccttgttttggttccCTGGTAGAAACAGAAATCATACAAGTAGGCCATTCATTGCCTACATATGGATTGggaatattatcattattggtGATTAGGGCTGTTAAAAACTGTTATATTCACTGTTGTAATAAATTACTCATTTAGactatgaaatgaaataaaaatgtaatttaaattgcatttttgttttgtttcaacaacaatccaaaaatgcacaatttcattgaaataaaacagaaaggcAGCACATCCTAATTTTTGAGAAGCTGCATCCAGATACTGTTTTGCGTTTGCAAATCTGGTTTGgatatttatttaactatatTTGTTTGTAAGTTTTGAAAGCACTCAAACATGGAACTGCAGGACTATCGCATAATGAAGAGGGTGTAGCTAAAGCATGTGATAAACTTCgacattaaaaagtaaataagaggAACAATGTCTTGGTAAGCTGACCCGCAGCtctctttactgtttttgtttagaTGCTATCTGTTCTGTGTTAGGTGGAAACAAGAGTGTTTCAAAAGACTTTTGGGGCCCCCAGGCAAAAGGGGCCTGCGGGGCCCTACATTGAAACCAAACTAAAACAACCCCACCACTCCATCATACAAATGCATGTAGAAATGtcgttgtttgttttcaaagaaGCCTCTAAGGCAGCATCCCCATCGCTTCATTTCCGCTTCAAAAAGTCTGGAGACTAGGTGGTCATGTAAAATACGTTTACAGGTTTGGACGGAGATTCACAATGATAAGGAGCTGAAGCGTCTGGAGAGAGATTGTTTTTCCCTCCTGTGGAATCAGATGTTCTCTGGGGGCCCCCTCTCATCTTGGGGCCCCTGGCTGTTGCCTGCTTTTCCCTACCCTGTTGCCCTGCGTTATTCTGACTTTTTACTCCCTGAACCTTTTAACCATCCTCCTAATCcttctctctcattcttccacctcctccatttcctctcgTGATGATCCAAACTTTCCATGAATTTTTAAAGACACCACTCACGCACTGCATGGTGATGAACTGCTGACTTGACAGTCCAGCATGTGCCACGATagcagatggagggagaaaaaaaaaaggctcttaATCAAAGTGAGCTGCCATGTCTGGGGGGGACACACATTCACGCCATCAGAGAGGAATAGAAAGAATATTAAAGATGTTACcttttcattaaacatttcaATTCAGCCAATGTGTGTTGCCTCCTTTTTGACACAGCGCCGGACGGAAAGGAAGTGGAGTTTCAGCTGATCGGAGGAGGCGAAGCCGAGGCGGAACACAGTCCAGACTCCCCCCTCAGTCCGTGCTGCGGCCCAGGCTGCAGCTGCGTGTGCCATCGCCAGCGGCCTGGCATGAAACTGATATGGGTGCCGGTGGACGTGGAAGATGGTGGGCAGGAGGTCGGCGGTGGAGGGGAGGACGAGAGCGACGTGGAAGAGCAGGACGGGGAAGATTGGGAGGAGTATGAGGAGGTGGAGCCAGGAGGGGCAGGGGAAAGCGAGGATGGGTTTTCTGAGGGCGATGACAACGAGGCGTCTAAACAAGACAAGTCGAAGTTCAACCAGTCTTTGGATGTTTTGATCTCTGAGGGTTACAGGAGGCGGTCGGACCCCGGGCCTCACAGTGTCCTCGCCTCTCTCACCGTCACTCGCTCCCAGTCGCCCCCTGTTCCCCCGAAACGATCTAAGTCACCCCCAGTCCACCACACGCCCCCGCAAAGCGATGAAGACAATATTTACGAGGCCACACTTCCAATGGTCGACCCTGCTCTTAAAAAGACCACGCCTCTGTGCAAGGAACTGGATATTCCTCTAATCAAGGTGCGCAAACCGGCCCTTCGGTCTAAACTGTCGTACAGCACCTCGGACCCGACATCCGAGTTTCAGACGAACGACGGACCCTTGGCAAGGCCGGACAATGTGCCGCCCGCCATCCCGCCGAGGATGCCTGTGATTCCAGACGTCCGCAGCCTCACGCCGGTGCACAGAGCCGGCATTCCCCTCCCGCAGCCCACCCTGGAGGAGTGGCGCGCCCTGCGACCTTCGTCACCAAGCAGCTCCACTGCCAGCGGGCTGAGCCCCCAACGAGCCATCACTCCACCCCCAGCCACCCTCCTCGTACCGCAcagaccccctcctcctccaccaaagACGGATCCTCGGAGGCTCAGCAGCGCCTCACTACAGTCCCTCGCACCGAAAAAAGGTTTTTACCGAAAATAACTAAAACAGTATTAACTTTGCCTGAGATGACTATTTCACAAACTGTTAATTTTCTGTgttatttaaaacaaaccatttacattgtgtttttagagggagaggagaacggaggaaaagagggagaaaaagaggccTCAGTGGAAGAACTGTGAGTTTTACCTCCAGCCGAAATGATTCTACTACTGTCTAAGTTTTCAAAATCTGAAAAACGCCTATGGGTCTGAAAACATAGAACACATAACAACCTGTAAACATAAATGACCTACAACATTTCACACAGTAACATTTTCCATCAAGTACCATGAACGCAGGCACTGTAGTTTACTATAAAAAtaacgcgcgcgcacacacagtctTGCTCTGAGAAAAACATAGTATGTttaatgtgtattaatccacagTAAGTAAAATGTCCCCCATCATTTCCTTAATTTACATACAAACAGCTGTTTTAGAAAATGATTAagccttttaaaaaatcatagcagcatgtttgtgtgtgcgcgcgtgtagGAATAAATAACGGTGTCATTCACTGTTATGTTGGTGGCAGTTTGGTTCCGTATCACACTGGTTGATCCCTTTTGTCCCCTTCCCATATTTCCTGTGTCAGGAGGGAGTCTTCGTTCAGCTGGGAGTCCCGCCTGCAGGACGGTAAGACTGACGCCAGCGAAAGCATCACTTGTAATGTCAGCGAATGCATCTTTTTATAATTTGTTGAATTGGGATTTCTTTGCACACTTTGAGCCAATGTTTATCGTCAGCTAATCATTTAATGTACATCTTACAGCTATGTCCCAATTCTCCACGGCATagtttaaatatatacaatgGACCTTCTGCTGGTAATTGTGTACACAGGTTTCACCATTAGAAGTAAACCAGTAACTCAGTGTGCAATGCAATATTTAACTCGCTGGTCCAGTTCAGAGTCAAACTGTATCGTGAATTGAGGACAACATGTGTACTGGTTacttacaatacaatacaacttCTCGTTTCCCTCAGAGCCTCTGTACCAAACGTACCGTGCCACCGTCATCAACAAAGAAATCCGACGACAGACAGTCTGCCGAAACATCAGTAAGACTAGTGTGGACTATGCGATGGACTTGACCGCCCGTCGCGCTGGGGCCGGCAGCGGTGCTGCCGTTGGAAACGGACCCCCCAGGGGCAGCCCCGTGGCCACGCCCGCCCAGAGCACCCTGTGGCAGGACCTCCCAGATGTACGTGACAGCAGGGTGCTGGAGCAGCTCACCCCTGAGCAGTGCAAGTACCAGGAGGTGAGaggtttaaaggggcaggagacgagggggggggcTAATGCGTGGAGCAGAGatcacaaagacaaatcaatGAGGCCAGGAGGAGTGATATTGGAGACGCAGTATCCAGTTATAAATCACAAGTTAAAGtaataatgtgatgtttttttatatgaattaGGGTCCATTCTCCCTCACTGTATCACTCACTGCTGTAGCATTATATTGATTTACTCGATATGAAGTTCATGAAAGCTTTTACAGTCACAGTTTTTCAACATCTGATCTACGGGGCCCTGGAATGGACATGGAGGGgaaataaatttttttttttttttaaaagagatgTACTTTTGCGGGATCTCGCAAACCGAATCTAATGTAGACTGAAATAATTAGAAAAGTATTTTGTAAAGTCTATCCTTTGCTCATTTATGTGCAGAATGGGACACACCACAGCAGCATTTTAAGGCCGACGTTAATTCTTTGTGCGTATGTGTATTGTTTTCCTGGCAGAGTATGTTTGAGGTTTTGACGTCAGAGGCCTCTTACCTCCGATCCCTGCGCGTCCTGATCGAACACTTCCTGGACAGCCGGGAGCTGGAGGACACGATGATCATCAGGGACAAGAAAACTCTCTTCTCCAACATCCTGAGGGTGCAAGAGGTCAGCGAGAGGTGAGAAATGGCAGATGGAAGGACGAAGGGAGTTCATTTGGGGTATGCTACAAATCATGTGCTGACTTAAGGGCGCGTGTTGGTCAAAGGAAGTTTTGGGTCTTTTATCGAAAGCTTTGCTCTCTGACTCCACAGGTTCTTGAAAGACTTGGAGGACCGCATATTCGAGGACCTGGTCTTCCCGGACATCTGTGACATTATCCATTATCACGCCCAGCACAAGTTCCCCGCCTACATCGACTACGTTCGCAACCAGATCTACCAAGAAAAGATCTTCACTACACTCATGTAAGGAGCAGCAGCCTCAACCAGTTGCTCTCATGGAATTTAGTTGCGGATGTGAAGCAAAGACATGATGGAACTAaaattctctcttctttttttttttttaaactctgctcACTAGTTTCAGATTTCAAAGATGAATCTCTATTGCATGAGAACGGGAACGATACAGCTTCAGTGCATGCCATTGATTGGTGGACGTGCGCAGACTTAACCgtgtgcaattgtgtgtgtctgcaggaagAACAACGTGCAGTTTGCTGCAGTCATCACTCGTCTCCAAGAGTTGCCTCAGTGCCAGCGGCTGCCCTTCATGTCCTTTTTGCTGCTGCCCTTCCAGCGCATAACGCGCATCAAAATGCTCACTGAGGTATAGACCATTACAAAAAGACAATGTTTCAAGCGCTTTTCGGATATTAAcgtaaaagaaacaacaacatgatcatatagattttttgttttttgagggtaaaaaaaagataatgccGGCCAGTGTCATGGAAATGTGACTGGAGCGTGACTACAATGCAGTTAGCCTTTGCAACCTTTAAATACTTTCCGCCAGTGTCCAAACAGAATTCCACAGTGCATCTCGTATACTTGACCCTGAGCTATTGAAAGGCAGCAGTCGGAGTCCATCACGGTGTGTTGCTGCGTGGAATGTCCATTCCAGCATAATCTTCCCCGCTCACGCCCGTCACTGCCTCTTGACCGATTAGCAAACACACTCTTGCACACCTTGTCTCAACCTTatgaccctttttttctttttttttaagattttgatGGAAAAATGCCTCACATTGTTGCTGTTTGTCCATTGCAGAAATGGAaaattgttgtttgtctttgcagaaCATCCTGAAGAGAACAAAGGAGGGGACGAAAGAAGAGGAGACCGCCTCCAAGGCTTTGGCCTCCATGTCGAAGGTAATTGTCCCTCACTCCTCACCGTCCCCCCTTTCTGCAGGTCCATATATTTGAATAATCGAGCGCCTCACATGCCTCTGGAAATTTGACGTCAGCCATTGTCTCCATGGAGGATTTCCTATTATGAGCTCTGCAGTGACAGTGAGTCATACGTGTCAGAGAGGACAATGGCAGTTAGTGTCgagttctgttttgttttttttcgtcagTGGAATAAACCTGATACTCCCAAAGAGACACAGCCAGTCTTATGTAAAGGCAGCTGAAGGGGAACATGAGGTGTGGAAGGATAATAAATCTCTTGACTcatgagatgatttttttggaaaatgttctttctttttcaaaaaaaaaaaaaaaaaagatcattgaCGAGTGCAACACTCAGGTGGGAAAGAtgagacaggtggaggagctgatcCATGTCTCTCAAACGCTGGAGTTCGACAAGCTCAAGGTAAACTCAGGCAACAGTAAACGTGACTTTGAGCCCCTTGGACATTCATTCAGAAAAAGTAGTAAGTGCTTCTGTCCTTGCCTTTTTTACCTCTTCGTGTCAGGCCATCCCGATCATCTCTCAGAATCGGTTTCTGGAGAAGAAGGGAGAGCTGCAGGAAATGTCCAAAGGAGGAACTATCTTCAACATGAGGGCCAAGTTCACTCCTGtcaacctcttcctcttcaacgATCTGCTCCTCATCGCTTCCAAGAAGGGGTGAGACAGAATCGACTGTTACTAGtgattaggaaaaaaaagacaccaccCACCACGGAAAGttataaacattttcagttcTTGATTCTTGATAGTTCTATCGAATTGACAATAAATCAACGTTTATTCTTACGATTACATGAACCATAACCATACGatttttgggcttttttaaaGACACTCTTTTTTCAGGTCTTTACAGACGTCATTTCTCAAAATATGAATCTGTAAGTGAAGCAAACATTGATTCAATCCATCTCCTCTAAAAGTTCAGCAGAAAAGCTAGTGCCAAACACCGTCTTGATTAACAAATGGGAGGTGGAGTGGCCTGTAGACTCATCTCACTATCCAGCCGGATGTTATGTTGTATTGACACTGTCAAAATGAGACCAACAGTCTGTTTTAACTAGCCGTCCCAAATGCCACTTCAACAACGCTCACCGCAAACAAAATCACAACTCTTCAACTGGGAATTAAATGACTCCACACTTCCTCAAAGGGAACGTGAAGTAGTTTATGACAAGAattgaggggaagagaggagcacAATTAGAATATGCCATCAGTGCCacagaagaaatataaaaaacaaatgctgccTGCATGTTAATGAATGCTATGCATTTAGTCACACCACCTTTCATTAAGTCCtgataaataagtaaaaatttACACGAAAACAACAACTTACCCCTCTTTTTCTTGCAACAGTGCGGAGCGCTTTGTGGTTCTCGACCACGCCCATCGCTCTCTGGTGCAGGTGCAGCCCCTGGATGAAGGTGGGAGCGGCGGCGGCCCCTACGAGCACTGCTTCAACCTCACCCTGCTGGAAAACCATCAGGGGCGCATGATGGAGCGACTGTTCAAAGCTCCCTCCCAGTGAGTTGTCGGACAA
This region of Scophthalmus maximus strain ysfricsl-2021 chromosome 12, ASM2237912v1, whole genome shotgun sequence genomic DNA includes:
- the arhgef15b gene encoding rho guanine nucleotide exchange factor 15, with protein sequence MSVQEASERQTSPLAVKPEAKQRPEIPPKPSAPPGSPPLGDGGSAASLPCGKVKRIVSKFSKQESVSSEPEERPSNGTSELKRLRRPPTVKPKPCRTGLRLQATAEQAPPLPLKRSRILQRQRESEGGDEGDGSGVEGGRSAPDGKEVEFQLIGGGEAEAEHSPDSPLSPCCGPGCSCVCHRQRPGMKLIWVPVDVEDGGQEVGGGGEDESDVEEQDGEDWEEYEEVEPGGAGESEDGFSEGDDNEASKQDKSKFNQSLDVLISEGYRRRSDPGPHSVLASLTVTRSQSPPVPPKRSKSPPVHHTPPQSDEDNIYEATLPMVDPALKKTTPLCKELDIPLIKVRKPALRSKLSYSTSDPTSEFQTNDGPLARPDNVPPAIPPRMPVIPDVRSLTPVHRAGIPLPQPTLEEWRALRPSSPSSSTASGLSPQRAITPPPATLLVPHRPPPPPPKTDPRRLSSASLQSLAPKKEGEENGGKEGEKEASVEELRESSFSWESRLQDEPLYQTYRATVINKEIRRQTVCRNISKTSVDYAMDLTARRAGAGSGAAVGNGPPRGSPVATPAQSTLWQDLPDVRDSRVLEQLTPEQCKYQESMFEVLTSEASYLRSLRVLIEHFLDSRELEDTMIIRDKKTLFSNILRVQEVSERFLKDLEDRIFEDLVFPDICDIIHYHAQHKFPAYIDYVRNQIYQEKIFTTLMKNNVQFAAVITRLQELPQCQRLPFMSFLLLPFQRITRIKMLTENILKRTKEGTKEEETASKALASMSKIIDECNTQVGKMRQVEELIHVSQTLEFDKLKAIPIISQNRFLEKKGELQEMSKGGTIFNMRAKFTPVNLFLFNDLLLIASKKGAERFVVLDHAHRSLVQVQPLDEGGSGGGPYEHCFNLTLLENHQGRMMERLFKAPSQSDMHRWMAAFPNPTIPATDEDEVIYDDWDCPQVQCVEQYTAQQADELTLEPTEIVNVIRKTNEGWYEGNRLSDGQKGWFPVGNVIEITNEHVRRRNLRERYRVIQAASVVSFSNSKIRTTI